Sequence from the Suncus etruscus isolate mSunEtr1 chromosome 1, mSunEtr1.pri.cur, whole genome shotgun sequence genome:
GCCGTCTCCCTGCTGCTCACCACCTGTCGCCGGCTGCCTGAGGCCATAGACGAAGTGAAGAAGTGAGTGACATCTGGTGGGGAAAACCAGCTTTGCTCCTCAGCCCCCAGATGTGGTTCCTGCCCTCCAGTGGTGCCTGTTTAGTGAGGTACCACAGTCTGCAGAGAATTGAACCATAGAACTCAAACAGACAAGGCAGGAAGGGTCCCACTGAGAACCAGGAGAGAATGGTTCAGGGCAGACTTTCTGGAGGAGGTGGCTGGTGAGTATTCTCTGCAGTATTTTCTGGGGACAGTCCACCCTCAGTGCAAAACTCCAGAAAGTCCTAAAAACTAAGGATATTTCAGGAACCTTTGAGTTATGCTCTTCCTGTTTGAAGTGACCACAGGGTCCCTAGAGATGATGGCACTGCTAGAATTGACAGCTTTTACAGTCTGGCCCAGGGTCATGGCAGGTCTGGGAACTGGGGACTGTATATCAGTCAGGGAAGCTATTTGGGTGGGAGGCCGGCTAGGTTAACAAGCGTCTATAGATCTGGGCTGCCATGTGAGCTGGCAGTGCCAGTGTCCACCCAGTCTCATGTCCGTAAGCCACTGCCATCGTACCCTGACCCCTGCCCTCCAGTGCTGTTGGTGCCCCCTCGCGCTGACAACATAGATTGCCGCTTCAGGAACCTCAGCTCCCAGCATCCCTCTGGCTCTTGACCTGAGGCGGATGAACCATTTCTGATCTTAGTTTCCCCATCTTCAGAGCAGGATGAGAACCTTTCAGGCTTCTCTGTCCTCACGTCCGAGACCTCCAGTTTCAGGGACAGCAGCATTTCTGTTAGTTGCCCATGTGGAGATGGACCAGGGTTGGCCTTGCCACTTGTGCCACCCTGGATCCATCCCTGCTTCTCCTCCTGCAGCGGCGGCTGGACATCCTGGAAACCCCTGTGGATGTGTGGCTACGGCCTCACACAGAGCACTGTTGGCATCATTGGGCTGGGCCGTATAGGTGAGCCCCCTCCTGTTTGCATACTTGGTCCCCTGAGATTCTGCACTGATGCCTCTCAGAGGGCTGCGGTCTACACATGACACCAGCACATTAGGCATATGCTGTGTGTGTTGCTGAGGCCAAGGCACAGCTTTACAGAGCCACATGAGAGAACCCAAGTAGGAGAGCTTGTTCCTGGCCCTCCACCCCCAACACTGCAGGGTGGAGCCCTGGCCACTCCTAGCATGACCAGTTCTGTAAAAAAGAGGGGGGAAGGGGACTGAAGTAATATTACagtatgtaaggcacttgccttgcatgtggcccacacaGTTTTAagctccagcattccatatagtcccctaaaaacctccaggaataatccctgagtgcaaagccaggagtaacccctgaccatctccaagtgcagagcaaggaataacctctgGGCATCACAGGTGTGGTCCCACTCCCcccagattatttatttatttttgtttttgggccacattcagtggtgcttaggacttacttatagctctgtgctgaggggttattcctggcggtgttcaggggaccacatgggatgatgaggattgaacccaggttagatacatacaaggcaaacatcctacccattgtgctattgctccaactccccaaaattatttttaaagggggAATAAATCTGAAAACCACCCAGGATTCCTTCAAATTCCACCAGATGATCCAACCAGAAGGAGGAACCTGGACACTGTGGGAGCAGCTCCTATTAACAGGACTTTGAGATACCCTGGACTTGGGTTCCTAAGGAACCAAGAATCCTGGAGTCCTCAGGAACCAGTAGCTTTAGCAGGGGGAAGTCTGGCATTCAGGCCTGGGCTCAGTGTACAGCTCCAGTAGTGCCCCAGCATCCTGGCTCGGGGAGGGATAAGAATGGatagaagggggccagagagatagcatggaggtaaggcatttgccttgcatgcagaaagacagtggttcaaatcccagcatcacatgtggtcccctgagcctgccaggagccatttctgagcatagagccaggagtaacccctgagtgttgctcggtgtgacccaaaagccaaaaaaacaaacaaacccaaaaaaagaatggataGAAGACACCACGGCCCTGCCCTCACAGTAGAGTTGCTGAGAGACATCTATCCACTAGGGGCCTACTTGGCGATTCCACTGCTCATGGCTGTGGTCTTTTGGCTTTATGGTGGTACCAGTGCAATTCCTGTGATATTGGTGGTAGCAATTGGAGGAATGGAACTGTAGGTCAGTCCTCTGTGGGGTACCTGGGACGTTGGGAACAAAACTTTATGATAGACACCCTGCCCACAGGTCAGGCCATTGCCCGGCGCCTGAAGCCCTTTGGTGTTCAGAGATTCTTGTACAGCGGGCGCCAACCGAGGCCCCAGGAAGCTGCGGAGTTCCAGGCGGAGTTTGGTAAGAAGCACCTAGATTTTCACAGAAACCCTGGCTATGCCCATTTGCCAAAACGACATTTTTGTACCGAGGTGGCCCATGTATCCAGGTCTCAGTGTCCCTTAGCATTGTGTTACCTGTCTCCACCCAGACACACTCAGGCCACATGAGGCCCACTCCGTACCAGGAGAGCATGCGGGTCTCCagctttcagtttctttttggATCCTCCAGGGGCAGAGCTGTGGCTCTGTGGCTTTGTGGGGACACTCCTGCGGAGGAGTCTGGATTTTCCTTCAGTTTCCTTAAGAAACTGGTGAGTGCAGCTCTCAGCCTGCTGGCAGTTTTTGCTCAGTGCACATGTACAGAATGGAGCCGGTCTCTGTGAGAACCCTCCATAACTCCTTGGGTCTGCACCCCACTGTGTTGTTGGCCCTGACACAGACTACCCCTTCGCCTCAGTTTCCTTGTCTGCTTGACCAGGGGGTAAATGAATGACATCATGTGCCAATACCCTACCAGGGCTGTGGGCTCTTGTCAGAGTTGTCCCACAGAAGACAACTTCAGGAAACAGTGTTGCCACTGCAGAGGGAAAAGAGGGGAGCCCCCTACCCAACACCTGGGACTCTGCAGCTGAGGGCTCCCTTTTATCTTCCAGTATCAACCCAACAGCTGGCCTTGGAGTCTGATTTCATTGTCGTAGCCTGTTCCTTAACCCCTGCCACCAAGGGCCTCTGCAATAAGGACTTCTTCCAGCAGATGAagaacacagcggtgtttgtcaaCATAAGCAGGTACTCCAGTGTCCGCCCCTGTGAGTCCACACAGGGCTGCACTCTATTCCCATGCCCTGAGATGTGATTTCCTGTGGGTGGTTGACGGGACTTCATCAGACAGCCTGGAAGTACAAGGCCAGACTGGGGGTGCCATGTAGGCGTTGTGTGGCCTGACTGGAACTGAGCAGCACCACAATCATGTTCCTTCCAGGCACACAGGGGGTTGGTCTAGGTCATGTCAGGTGATGAGCTACCATGTTTCTTTACCCCAGCATGAGGCTTGCCCCTGTGGTCCTGGGTTTGGATACATCTGGGAGCCAGTGGCAGCAAAGGCTTGGGGCTCTTGGGGAGTCAGAGACAAAAGCCATGTTATCTTGGCTTCTCAGAGTGTCAGGTGTCTGAGAGTTgggtccttccttcctgcctgacTAGTGACATCAGCATGGAAGCACAGTTGGGCAGTGGATCCTGGGGACTATAAGCTCTGATGCTCAGCTATAAGGAAGTGACCCTGGAGTGGGTACCCAGGGTTCACGCTGATCACAGCTTTCATTTATGTACTGAGCTTGTACGTGCACTGTTTGCTCATCCACTCAATTTATTGAATGCGAAGTGTGAAGTTCCCAATGGGGCCGATTTGACTCTGGCAGTTGGGTCATGTGTGCCTGTTTGGACAGATGCAAAAAGATGTTTCTTGGGTTAGTATCAGCTGGATCAAACAGCTGGGTGGGCCCACATGAGCAGATTGGGGGTCCTGATCTCACAGCAGTGGGTACAACAATAGCACCCCTGAGAGCTAGATAACCTCCCTCTCTCACAGTCTGAGGCACTAGCCTGAGTTCCCACAGGTACACAGGTGTAGTGCTGTGACATATGTGAAGGTCTGTGCTCAAATATTAGAGAGAAGTGAGGCCAGATGCACTGAGAGTCAAGTGCAGGGAAATAGACTGGATGCTTGCTTGGTATGTGCTGAACCCTGAGCTCaaatttctacacacacacacacacacacacacacacacacacactgaaccctaagctcaaatttctttctttttttttttttggtttttgggccacacccggcggtgctcaggggatactcctggctgtctgctcagaaatagctcctggcaggcatgggggaccatatgggacaccgggattcaaaccaaccaccttaggtcctggatcggctgcttgcaaggcaaacaccgatgtgctatctgtccgggccctgAGCTCaaatttctacacacacacacacacacacacacacacacacacacacacacacatgctgaaCCCTAAGCTCAAATTTCTACACACACATGTGCTAAGCCCtaagttcaattttctttttttttttttttttttttttttttgtggtttttgggtcacacccggcagtgctcaggggttactcctggctccatgctcagaaattgctcctggcaggcacgggggaccatatgggacgctgggattcaaaccgatgacctcttgcatgaaaggcaaatgccttacctccatgctatctctccagcccctaagttcaattttctactctctctctctctctctctctctctctctctctctctctctctctctctctctctctctctctctctccctccctctctccctcccttcttccctccctccctccccatcagcaccaccaggggtaacTCTGGCAGCCCTTGGGCTGGGTTGCTGTGAGGGTCCCTGGCACTGAATCCTCAGGCCTTCCCTCTCAAAAGATGGGCTTGATCAAGTGTCACAGAGTAGCCCCAGGGTCCCATAAGCAGGGATTCCCTTAGGGACCCCTCATTTTCCAAAATAAGtcagtgctggggctggagtgatagtacagtggggagggccttaTCCcctgccaacttgggttcaattcctggcacttcacattgtccctaagcactgccagaagtgacctagCCTAGgcacagcaaggagtaagccccgTGGTCCCAAAGTTTATTTTAAGTCCCCATAAAAGGTCAATGACAAGTGCCAGGTTGACACAGTTCAAAGTAGCCATGTGGGGGAGCTTCAGGGTCATCCATCTCACTGTCTTTCCCAGGGGAGACGTGGTGAACCAGGAGGACCTATACCAGGCCTTGGCCAGTGGGCAGATCGCAGGTGCCGGCCTAGATGTGACCACCCCTGAACCACTGCCCACAGATCATCCTCTGCTGAGCCTGAAGAACTGCGGTAAGGCCCATGCTTCATCCTGAAGGAGCACGGCAGTGGGGGCTGGTGCAGGGATCAGGGGAGTCACCCTCCACACACAAGGGACCAACCAGGGgatggagagctagcacagcagtagggtgttcgccttgcatgcagccaaccagaagGAACCTGGTTCGATTTTTAGCATCCTATACTGTCCCCCAGCCTGtcgggtgatttctgaatgcaaagccaggagtgaccattgaggaccactgagtgtggcctaaaaaacaatcaatgagatttaaaaaaaaaaaagtgggggctggagagtagcacagaggtaaggcgtttgcctttcatgcagaaggacagtggtttgaatctcggcatcccatatggtcccccatgcctgccaggggcaattttctgagcatggagccaggagtaacccctgagcgctgctgggtgtgacccaaaaaccaaaaaaaaaaaaaaagtgaatggacCCAACCAGCAGGGGACACAGTCATTTGTGCTAGAGTTTTTTTCTGTCTGACCTTTTGCTGTAGTGGCAGAGCATTGTCCATTGACTGTGTCCAGCCAGGTCTATGTCCCTCTGGTGAATGATACCTGCATGCAGGCTCAGAAGGACTCTTTAAAAACTGtgtttctggggcccggagagatagcacagcggcgtttgccttgcaagcagccgatccaggaccaaaggtggttggttcgaatcccggtgtcccatatggtcccccgtgcctgccaggagctatttctgagcagccagccaggagtaacccctgagcactgctgggtgtggccccaaaaccaaaaccaaaaaaacaaaaaaaaaaaaccactgtttctggagccggtgaggtggcactagaggtaaggtgtctaccttgcaagcgctagccaaggaaggaccatggttctatcccccggcgtcccatatggtccccccaagccagaggcaatttctgagcacttagccaggagtaacccctgggcatcaaatggctatggcccaaaaacaaacaaacaaaaaaacaaaaaaactgtttcTGATAGGCTCGAGCATAGTGggaagggtgctggccttgcatgtggctggcctgtaGTTGACCTCCTCATCATCCCATttaatttcctgagcactgccagaaataattcccaaTTATACCGaagtacacagccaggaggaaaccttgagcactgtactatgtggccccaaaacaaaaattaaaaataaaaactgcaccTCATTACCATAGTGGATCCAGGCAAAACTCACTCCTCTGAGTTCAGAGTAATTCACAGTGACTAGTGGGATCCTCTGCAGGAATGCAGGGTTGAGGAGCACGATCTGAGTAGCTAAAGAAAGCAAAATGGCAGtatgcttttttgtatttgtagcCTGTGTGGGTCCTTAGGCTCTCTTGACTCGAACCCGCTCCTGGATATTGTGCCAGTGGTGCAGGGTCTTTGTAAACCATTTCTACTCCCTCctgctctcctctcttccccagcTTCACATAACAGCTGTAGTTCTTCCCTGGAGTGGCTGATCCTAGTTTTGTTTTTCCTGCAACCTAGTTACCCAGTTtgcatccccacccccacccctggcaTAGCCAGCACCTAGACAGCACCCCATCCCTAAAAAGTGCCTCCTGTTAGTCTTCCTAGTTAGAACCACCTCACCTTTTGACCCCTCTTAGGCAGGTAAAAGCTTCCAGGTGCTTCAGTGACCATCAACCCTGTTGCTGGGAGGAGCTGCATACACATAGGGAGCGGGCCCCCCTCTCTACTTCAGTTGATGTGGGTGGGTGGGTCTTCACATGCTCCTAGAACTGCTGGGCCTGAGGTCACACAGAATGGCTGCCCAggcacagagtgatagcacagtggatagggcatttaccgtatatgcagcaggcccaggttgatccccagcatttcataaggtcatccagcatcaccaggattaattcctcagtgcagatccaggagtaaatcctgagcattgctgggtgtggcccaaatgtaaaaataaaaaataaaaaatagaagagctGCCTATGCAGTGTAGGGCATAGTGAATGATGTTACACTTAAAACATCTTTATGGCAGTTCTTGTGCCTGGATCACTTGGACAAGCTAGTGCCAAACTCCAGGTGCTTCTGTTAGCAGCAGGATTGATACTGTGAGGCCATGTTCCCTCCTTTACTCCTTAATTTCCTGCTGGAACAAGAGCCCAAGGGAAGGTTGTTGGCTGCTTTCCCTGCAGCCAGTGACCCCATTATTGCAGCCCTTGGGAACTCTCCATCCCCCTTCCATTACTAGACTGAAAAGGTGCATTGGCCGTGGTGGCTGTGGTGGCAGTGCTGTTGTGTGTAGCTAGAAATACTGTCCCCTTCCCCAGGCTCTGGATACTGCTTCCAAAAGGCACTCTGTGACCTCACTCAGCAGAGGTCTAGTGTTTTCTTCAATAGTTGCCTGCAGTCCTGAAGCCCAGTGGCTCTCCTTTCAGGGAACAGGGTGGAGGATCTGTGCTGAACGCCCTAGTTAGGCAGCTCATGCCCTATCTGCTAACTGAAGGGCTGGTCTTGCTGGCCCCCAGAGCTTTTATTTCCTGTAAAACATTTCCTGGTTTAGGACATTGCCATCACTTTGAGCTTGGATTCTAGGCTTGCACTGTCCCTCAAAGCTCAAATCCCGGAATGGTAGGGGGAAGGCCAACTGAGACTGTCCTGACTAGCACACACTGTGGAGAAAGGCTCAtggctacctttttttttttttttttttttgggtcacacccggcagtgctcaggggttactcctggctgtctgctcagaaatagctcctggcaggcacaggggaccatatgggacactgggattcgaaccaaccacctttggtcctggattggctgcttgcaaggcaaacgccgctgtgctatctctccaggcccatggcTACCATTCTTAATGAGAACCAGTTTCTgacctcccttctctcttctctcctttccagtAATTCTGCCCCACATTGGCAGTGCCACCCACAGAACCCGAAACACCATGTCCCTGTTGGCAGCGAACAACCTGCTGGCCGGCCTGAGAGAGCAACCAATGCCCAGTGAACTCAAGCTGTAGCCACATGGGCCTCTGGGAGCCCTGGATCTGGCACACACACAACCTGGCTTGGTTTATGGCTCTGCCCCAGGATGGGAGCCGAGGCAAAGGCAAAGGTGCTGTGCTGAGCTGCAGAGGGAAGATTGATGCTGAGCAATACGGTGTTACTGTGGCAGCTGGAAAAGTGCAGGCCCTATGGGTGTCATTCTAGTAAATCGTTCTCTGAGTGACTGTCTGGCCTGTGACTGGAGAGGCAGATGGGAAGCAACACCTGTGGCTCCTTTCTCCATATGGGCCCGAGTGGCCACTCCCCACTGATGTCATTAGAACCTACCCAAGCCTCTTTCCCTCACCCTTTATGCTCAGGGTGCAGTGTCCTCACTAAGTGTGGGCCTGTTTCAGTAGGAACATGGTGGCTTTGGATTGGACCTGTTATGAGACCTTCAGAGCAAATCCAAACTCCACAGAAAGAATCCCAGGAGGGCTTGTTAAGTGTCATTGGAGAGGAGATAGTGGAGAAGGTgattggcttgcacacagctgaccagagtttgattcccagcactgtgtATGGTCCCGAGCACTgcctagtgatccctgagcaccataaatTGTGGCTTAATTCCCCACCACCAAACAGTAATTGGGCATAGGTGAGCtttcattttaaagatgtttCAGTATCTGTAATGTATTCCCTGTCTATAATAACCTCCATCCTGACCCCCCAAGAAGTTCTCCTTTTCTCAACCTCCCACCCTCTTCACTCCGCTTCTCAAGACCAAGCCACCAATGATGCATCATGGAAGTCTTGTTCCTGCTCAAGGACTTGGGACCCCAGCTCCTACCTCAGTCAAGATCAACTAGCTAGTGAGGATTCCAACCAGGGAATAGAGCAGTGGGAGCTTGGAGACTGAGTAGATCTCAGAGTAGAACTGAACATTGAGCAAAAAACAGTacccacggggccggagagatagcatggaggtaaggtgtttgcctttcatgcagaaggtcagtgattcgaatcccggcatcccatatggtcccctgagcctgccaggagcgatttctgagtgtagagccaggagtaacccctgagcgttgccgggtgtgacccaaaaaccaaaccaaaacaaaacaaaaaaacaatacccACAATCACAGCTCAAAGACTCAAAGCTCAAGAGCAGCAAAGGCAGTCTCTCAGGACTACACTGAGCTGACTAGTCAGTACTAGTTATTAAATAGGAAGCATTAGTCTTTTCTAAGAgtcttagttaaaaaaaaaatactggcccAAACATACCCCATTTGTCTTAATTATAATCATATAAGCAaagaaaagagccaggaataaataagGCCTTAGCACCatcagcaaaaagaaaagaaaaaacgcaTATTCAGAAGCATGAAtgtgactttttttatttcaagatctcAGATTTTGACCAGCATAGCACCACTGACATAGGGCCTGATAGAACTGTATGATTTGATCACCAGAAATGATTATGTTAAGGCTAACTGACCAAAATCCAGTTACCCAATGTCAGTTATATTTCAGGTAGGACCTACAGACCATAGGAGCGTTAGGACTGGTATTCCACGAGAGCTAAATTACTAAGTGCTAGAGAGTGTAATGAGGACACTGGCCCATGCACTTACTTCTCACAAAAAGGAACTGATGAAGAGGTAGATGAGAAATTTCAGATCCACCTAGCAGAAGAGAGATAGGGCTTGAGCTACTCTCTGAGAAGGACCTCTGAAGTCAAGTCCACTTGTTGCCTCTGCTTTCCCGGGGCTCACACAGGACCACTCTTGTGTGAATCCCTAATTCCCCggttttcctctcttcttccccagGTAAATTCCCTCTTGGTCCTCAGCTCTCGAACAGATGGGCAGCTGCAGCACTGCCACACACTAGGCTCATAGGCGATCTCACACTCCCATTTATACTGATTACCAATACACACCACCCAGGGAGGCCTACTGAAGCCTCCCTTTGATTCCCCTCCCTGAAATTAGGAGATGCTTAGCCACACTAAGACCATTGTGCATTATCCACAACCAGATGTGTAGTAGTATATCTAGATTACCATGAGAAAATGctggatttttcttttcaggttcaAGAATCTGACCTTTTCTCCATAATAGTGGTGTGGTGTATCCAAGATAGCTGCTTATACAAAGCTCAGATCCTTGCAGAAATGAGCTCTGTAGGAACACAAGCCTGTGTGCTCCGTTGGAAGTACAAAGCGAGGGCATAGCCCCACCCAGGAGCAACATGAGGCCCAGGGTGGCAACTGTCTTAGCTGCTTCATGGGTACATCAAAACTCAGCCTGGAAAACATTCATGAACACCGCCAGGTTTGGATTTCAAATAATCTTAAGCATTGAGTGCCAGACTGGAAAACAAAAGTTCAGTATCTATATTCCACAACTCTAGCATTTATCAGTAATAAAAGCCCTGATGGGGGCTGCTATGACTTTTAGTTAGTCTGAAACTGAAAATGGTCATCTGTGCCTGGGAAAGAGGGCAAGTGGGGCATGAGAGCTAAGAAGTGAGGGGACGGATGGTCAGGTTTATCCTTGGGCGAGGTGTGCCAGGTTGGCCTGGGTGAAGCAGAGGGACTGTAACACACCAGGACGGCCCACAAAGAGTAAGTCTATATCATAACAAAGACAAACACTAGCTCTTTTCTGACTAGTCCCAAACATGGAACTGTGACTATATTATACAAGTTAATTAAAATACTGCTAAAACAACACATACAGAAACAATACCTTACCTGTCACTCTCTACAAGTTCTTATTCCTTTTacaactttgttttttaaaaccaAGGGAAATAGTTGAAACATCCAAcagtgatatttttaaagtatatataccTAAAAGTCCAGAGAGTGCATGCTCTGGGCCAGTGTCAGCACCATAGAAGTGCAGTGTCTGTAACTGCAGatcagagagagataaaaaatacagtaCTCTCAGAGGCTCAGGACTAGCTCCTGAGACACTTTAAAGCATTGGTGGCAGCCAGGTATGTCCTCAAGGGCCTTTCTTGGAGACAGAGACCAAGTTGCCACTACTAGTTACACTTAAGTGCATTTTGCATCACTGTACAAGTATAATATTCCCATCCAAGGGATCAGGAAGTATAATTAAATGCttcaaagttttataaaaattgctaaaaattttttttgcacttgagcttttaattttttaatgtgccaCTTTTAAACAACATCCATTACAAACTAACTTTCTGACTCAATGCTACGGAAGAACTTGGTTATGGGGGGGCAGCCCTCTTTGAAAGCATGCATTTCCCTCAGAAACACAGCAACTGAGAGCTACGCAAGTGAGTTCAAGCCCCTTACTAATCCAAGTTTGCAACCCACAGGCAATAGCCACCAACCAGTAAAGTGGAAGAGCATTCTATTCTGGTCTTGCCCCCAGTGTGAATATTCTCTTGGGAAGCTGGGGTTAGAGCAGACTGCTGGGGAGGTTGCTGCTCTGCCAGCGCAGGCAGGTGGTCTTGGAATGTTTGTACAGATGGCTGGACTGGCTGAACCTCTTGCCACACTTGAGGCAAGCATAGGGCTTTTCGCCTGTGTGAACGCGGATATGCTTCTTGCAATCTGTCAAGGTCAGAAAAGTCTTGCAGCAGATTTTGCAGGCATACTTGCGAGCTCCCTCTACAACTAAGACGTTGTGCTCTGATAAGGCCTTCTTGCACTTGGACAGTACGTCAGCTGATGCCCTAGTCAACTGTGGAGGGCCAGGCTGGGCAGGATGGCCATTTTCAAAGGAGGATGTGGCTCCATTCATCAGCAGCTGAGAACTAGCAGGGTTTTCAGGTATCTGTGAACTCCTCACAGAGGTTACAACTGGCATTTTGGGAGCTATGCGGCGGTAGTACGGAAAGTTGCTGGCTCCTCCCCTTGGGGAGCCCATCATTACCCTGGAGAAGGAAGAGTGGAGGCCCAGGCCAGACCTGGAAAAATCCATCCCAAACTGT
This genomic interval carries:
- the GRHPR gene encoding glyoxylate reductase/hydroxypyruvate reductase, with the protein product MKLARLMKVFVTRRIPPEGRAALAGAADCEVEQWDSDEPIPRKELERGVVGAHGLLCLLTDRVDQKLLEAAGPNLKVISTLSVGVDHLALDEIKKRGIRVGYTPDVLTDATAELAVSLLLTTCRRLPEAIDEVKNGGWTSWKPLWMCGYGLTQSTVGIIGLGRIGQAIARRLKPFGVQRFLYSGRQPRPQEAAEFQAEFVSTQQLALESDFIVVACSLTPATKGLCNKDFFQQMKNTAVFVNISRGDVVNQEDLYQALASGQIAGAGLDVTTPEPLPTDHPLLSLKNCVILPHIGSATHRTRNTMSLLAANNLLAGLREQPMPSELKL